One segment of Fusarium oxysporum f. sp. lycopersici 4287 chromosome 7, whole genome shotgun sequence DNA contains the following:
- a CDS encoding hypothetical protein (At least one base has a quality score < 10) — protein MSVASRGLLMSWPLTGLKAEMSLSAVFLGVHDCMRIKATTVIPSNTYTDLAAKRGNQVTTTTTQASYEDAAATCRAKVEKIVKECRRINKKYRDPHFDIEVDLKLYRNDCLHSLSNVENYQPGEDLRPQSVKRVGDIFEKPCFYIDGPTANDVRQGRDGDCWLMAALCTLSEKPGLIERLCVAHDQDVGVYGFVFYRDGAWISEIVDDFLYLIKPDYDEGYFDRILFDDIERVDPDEAYRRIFQSNSSALYFAQCQHPQETWLPLLEKCYAKAHGDYGAIEGGFGGEGIEDLTGGVTSELLTTDILDKEYFWKEELLKVNQEFLFGCNTGIWGRGWGERKGIVELHAYSIQKAVEIDGKRLLKLKNPWGKGEWTGPWSDGSKEWTAEWLQKLDHRFGDDGDFWISYEDLLRKYQAFERTRLFTDDWRVSQLWTTLSVPWALDYHDTHFSFTLSKPGSVVLVLAQLDDRYFRGLEGQYMFELGFRLHKAGHSDYVVRSQTPYRMTRSVNVELELEAGDYEIRVKINATRNQDILPIEKVIKDNAKSRREKLLRIGLAYDLGHCKGRFVETPEEKAARKEHEAKIKQKKRDKIKAKLLKEREETHYLATRQFERDEHKRLKRKEKLALKKAAKKARQEARKAERAAIKAEKAAKKAAEAEAKAKLEAEEAAKKEKEEEAEAAKEEKIESGEEKAESKPEEPMTPESTADEDSNEKEGAKEAEVAEPKADEKGAEADAEEEEEEQDIESEPETDVESVGTLAALADRELWIHVDNYTGTISSDSDSDNESTTSSSSSTSEAEKDPWNAVVVAGIRIFHTGLGEGEDDSDINLKVIRPIPFGKDDEEVDVEKKCSTKVLDVDDSAKDATLVGDANEKIRFIKGDGAKRRTATTLF, from the exons ATGAGTGTTGCATCTAGGGGTCTTTTGATGAGTTGGCCGCTTACAGGGCTGAAAGCTGAGATGTCGTTAAGCGCTGTGTTTCTCGGCGTGCATGATTGTATGAGGATAAAAG CAACTACTGTCATTCCCTCAAACACTTACACTGATCTCGCCGCCAAAAGAGGCAACCAAGTAACAACCACAACAACCCAAGCATCCTACGAAGACGCCGCAGCAACATGCCGCGCCAAAGTCGAAAAGATCGTCAAGGAATGCCGCcgcatcaacaagaagtATCGCGATCCTCACTTTGACATTGAAGTTGATCTCAAGCTCTACCGCAACGACTGTCTGCACTCTCTCTCCAATGTTGAGAACTACCAACCCGGTGAAGATCTCCGTCCGCAGAGCGTGAAGCGCGTTGGTGATATTTTTGAAAAGCCTTGTTTTTACATTGATGGTCCTACTGCGAATGATGTTAGACAGGGACGGGATGGTGATTGCTGGCTCATGGCGGCGCTGTGTACGCTTAGTGAGAAGCCGGGTTTGATTGAACGGCTTTGTGTTGCGCATGATCAGGATGTCGGTGTTTATGGGTTTGTGTTTTATCGGGACGGAGCTTGGATTTCTGAGATTGTTGACGATTTC TTGTACCTCATCAAGCCGGACTATGACGAGGGGTACTTTGACAGAATCCTCTTTGACGACATTGAGCGCGTTGACCCGGATGAAGCGTATCGTCGGATCTTCCAGTCAAACAGCAGTGCGCTGTACTTTGCCCAGTGTCAGCATCCTCAAGAGACTTGGCTGCCTCTTCTCGAGAAGTGTTATGCCAAGGCTCACGGAGATTACGGTGCGATTGAGGGCGGTTTTGGAGGCGAGGGTATTGAGGATCTTACCGGTGGTGTCACCTCTGAGCTTCTGACCACCGACATTCTTGACAAG GAGTACTTCTGGAAGGAGGAACTGCTCAAGGTCAACCAAGAGTTCCTCTTTGGCTGCAATACCGGCATCTGGGGCCGTGGCTGGGGTGAGCGCAAGGGTATTGTTGAACTCCACGCCTACTCCATTCAGAAGGCTGTCGAGATCGATGGCAAGCGACTCCTCAAACTCAAGAACCCTTGGGGTAAAGGCGAATGGACCGGTCCATGGA GCGACGGCTCCAAAGAGTGGACTGCCGAGTGGCTTCAAAAGCTCGACCACCGCTTCGGCGACGATGGAGATTTCTGGATCTCGTATGAAGACCTTCTTAGAAAGTATCAGGCCTTCGAGAGAACCCGTCTCTTCACCGACGACTGGCGTGTCAGTCAGCTCTGGACTACACTCTCTGTCCCTTGGGCACTGGACTACCACGACACGCACTTCTCCTTCACTCTCTCCAAGCCTGGTTCTGTTGTTCTCGTCCTCGCTCAGCTTGACGATCGTTACTTCAGAGGTCTCGAGGGCCAGTACATGTTTGAGCTTGGCTTCCGTCTTCACAAAGCTGGTCACTCTGACTACGTGGTGCGAAGCCAGACACCATACCGCATGACGCGCTCCGTTAACGTTGAGCTCGAACTTGAAGCTGGCGACTACGAAATCCGCGTCAAGATCAACGCCACTCGCAACCAGGATATCTTGCCTATCGAAAAGGTCATCAAAGACAACGCCAAATCCCGTCGCGAGAAGCTTCTCCGTATTGGTCTCGCCTACGATCTCGGCCACTGCAAGGGCCGATTCGTCGAGACTCCCGAAGAAAAGGCCGCCCGCAAAGAGCACGaggccaagatcaagcagaagaagagagataagatcaaggcaaagcttctcaaggagcGCGAAGAGACCCATTACCTCGCTACACGACAGTTTGAGCGGGATGAGCATAAGAGactgaagagaaaggagaagCTTGCTCTTAAGAAGGCTGCTAAGAAGGCGAGACAGGAAGCTCGCAAGGCTGAGAGGGCTGCTATCAAAGCTGAAAAAGCGGCGAAGAAGGCAGCTGAGGCTGAAGCCAAGGCTAAGCTtgaggcagaagaagctgcgaagaaagagaaggaggaagaggctgaggctgcgaaggaagaaaagatcGAGTCTGGTGAGGAGAAGGCCGAGTCCAAGCCTGAAGAGCCCATGACTCCCGAGTCTACCGCAGACGAGGACTCTAATGAGAAGGAGGGGGCCAAGGAAGCTGAAGTGGCTGAGCCCAAGGCCGATGAGAAGGGAGCTGAAGccgatgctgaagaagaagaggaagagcaagacaTTGAGAGCGAACCCGAAACCGACGTCGAAAGCGTCGGCACCCTCGCCGCCCTGGCGGACCGCGAACTCTGGATCCACGTCGACAACTACACCGGCACCATCTCCTCCGACAGCGACTCCGACAACGAATCCACcacttcttcctcctcatctaCCTCCGAAGCCGAGAAAGATCCCTGGAACGCCGTCGTAGTAGCCGGCATCCGCATCTTCCACACCGGCCTCGGCGAGGGCGAAGACGACAGCgacatcaacctcaaagtAATCCGACCCATCCCTTTCGGAaaggatgacgaggaggttgatgttgagaagaaatGCAGTACCAAGGTGctggatgttgatgatagtGCCAAGGATGCTACGCTTGTGGGGGATGCGAATGAGAAGATTCGGTTTATTAAGGGGGATGgggcgaagagaagaactGCTACTACTTTGTTTTGA
- a CDS encoding hypothetical protein (At least one base has a quality score < 10) encodes MAEPEDIHARKPSGINIFGITGSGYHHLMPHEMADLHNSGGVPPSPEAKMSSPPETPHSFHNLLGGHHPAGSSSSSPRIADSQGTPEPYSEIWAPSMPRGDEKKDMPRTMEREVKMSEGGKLPKIVEPRGDAMDDEFDDEIFYKKFAEPPKGCSTTRDIHQPRSSWLSITIYVLSVYSTVGSGIWLVTAILQPRWGHKIASGASLSPSTATTLAALLAKTIEMSFVTVFVSCLGQVLTRRAFIRKAHGMSLAEMTMRNWVIQPGSLITHFETLPSSSLTLLGMLSLTATIAAAFYTTASDAMVSPKLKSGSWEHKELAGYVRASYANAAYVREDCPYLFNITEDIHAAESCMNVQFSGQSYRNLLNYMNMWTNLNQNGTEISSDLKKRPGGTTLLFDNTTMYSSWIETEHGDVEAQFEETGRIINNVTLALPHPGVYGASTLKVNGILQPDDLAGVGEYTVRAGVVSPSVNVLCVDMEKKELAPLVYTTWPNAKVNNTDIPGQKTGWPGWTGEVPQPLDGKNKDYYLNRTVVDDIFRWGPKYERRPPVFQMYPFDFNLLTNATVYAADAIYTLGKTAENKNYTVCQLRSWVSPNCSTEFNISGIAGASMKAHCEDDADENAYRRSFPSDQGWSAPSLDWKWLADQWRLSMDLNGGAVNNNASNARILTQLALHEPKMPASYPSLAEALAVYSSSLIMISAIDTPFRHYWDQDPKAYPENVIPAPGFPQPFNASLITQEYTSGHTQPWQNIFYVVLVLVFAINLFCLGYFIMRSGLVTDFTEPQNLFSLAINSPPSNSFHGSCGGGPEKRHLVVPWKVAYAPSANHYFFQDNSPGKETSEGLSTAREYGEPRVSSYKRLSMSRTWL; translated from the exons ATGGCTGAGCCAGAGGACATACACGCTCGTAAGCCCTCCGGTATAAATATATTCGGAATCACTGGCAGCGGCTATCATCATCTAATGCCCCACGAAATGGCCGATCTTCACAATTCCGGCGGCGTGCCCCCCTCGCCGGAAGCAAAAATGAGCAGTCCTCCTGAGACACCGCATTCCTTTCATAACCTGCTCGGCGGGCACCACCCAGCCGGGAGTTCTTCTTCTAGTCCAAGGATCGCTGATTCTCAAGGAACGCCTGAGCCTTACTCTGAGATCTGGGCTCCGTCTATGCCGCgtggtgatgagaagaaggatatgCCTAGGACCATGGAGCGAGAAGTCAAGATGAGTGAGGGAGGGAAACTTCCTAAGATTGTGGAACCGAGGGGGGATGCTATggatgatgagtttgatgatgagattttTTATAAGAAGTTTG CTGAGCCTCCAAAGGGCTGCTCAACAACACGAGATATTCACCAGCCAAGATCAAGTTGGCTCTCAATTACCATCTACGTCCTCTCTGTCTACTCAACAGTCGGCAGTGGGATCTGGCTCGTCACGGCCATTCTCCAACCACGATGGGGCCACAAAATCGCCTCGGGAGCATCcctctcaccatcaacagcaacgACCCTCGCAGCATTACTAGCAAAGACCATCGAAATGTCCTTCGTCACCGTCTTCGTCTCATGCTTAGGCCAAGTTCTCACTCGGAGAGCGTTTATTCGAAAAGCGCATGGCATGTCACTTGCtgagatgacgatgaggaacTGGGTTATTCAGCCTGGATCTCTTATCACTCACTTCGAAACACTGCCTTCTTCGTCCTTGACGCTTCTGGGGATGTTGTCGCTTACTGCTACGATTGCAGCTGCGTTTTACACTACTGCTTCTGACGCGATGGTCTCACCGAAACTGAAGTCTGGGAGTTGGGAGCATAAGGAGCTTGCTGGATATGTACGAGCCTCATATGCCAATGCAGCTTATGTGCGCGAGGATTGCCCATATCTTTTCAACATTACCGAAGATATCCATGCCGCCGAGTCTTGCATGAACGTTCAGTTCTCAGGGCAATCTTACAGAAATTTACTCAACTATATGAATATGTGGACGAACCTCAACCAAAACGGAACCGAAATCTCATCCGATTTGAAGAAGCGGCCTGGTGGAACGACGCTGCTCTTCGATAACACTACGATGTACTCTTCCTGGATCGAGACAGAACACGGCGATGTTGAAGCACAGTTTGAGGAAACAGGACGTATTATCAACAATGTCACTCTCGCCCTTCCTCACCCAGGCGTGTACGGTGCTTCCACTCTCAAAGTGAACGGAATTCTTCAACCTGACGATCTTGCTGGAGTTGGAGAGTACACTGTCCGAGCTGGAGTTGTCTCACCATCTGTCAATGTTCTTTGTGTCGatatggagaagaaggaactTGCGCCTCTTGTTTACACGACATGGCCTAATGCCAAGGTCAACAACACTGATATCCCTGGTCAAAAGACGGGTTGGCCTGGTTGGACAGGCGAGGTTCCCCAGCCACTTGATgggaagaacaaggactATTATCTTAACCGAACTGTCGTGGATGATATCTTTAGATGGGGACCTAAATACGAGCGTCGTCCCCCCGTCTTTCAGATG TACCCCTTTGACTTCAACCTCCTCACCAACGCAACCGTCTATGCAGCCGACGCCATCTACACCCTCGGCAAAACAGCCGAGAACAAGAACTACACCGTCTGTCAACTTCGATCATGGGTATCTCCCAACTGTTCCACCGAGTTTAACATCTCCGGTATCGCCGGTGCCAGCATGAAAGCTCACTGCGAAGACGATGCCGACGAGAACGCTTATCGACGATCATTCCCTTCAGACCAAGGCTGGTCTGCCCCATCTCTGGACTGGAAG TGGCTCGCTGATCAATGGCGATTGTCTATGGATCTCAACGGTGGCGCTGTTAACAACAATGCTTCCAACGCTCGAATCCTCACCCAACTCGCCCTTCATGAACCAAAGATGCCCGCCTCTTATCCCTCACTCGCTGAAGCTCTCGCTGTATATTCCAGctctctcatcatgatcaGCGCCATCGACACGCCTTTCCGCCATTACTGGGATCAGGACCCAAAAGCATATCCCGAGAACGTCATCCCAGCACCTGGATTCCCCCAACCCTTTAACGCATCTCTCATCACTCAAGAGTACACATCTGGACACACTCAGCCATGGCAGAATATCTTCTACGTCGTTCTCGTTCTCGTCTTCGCCATCAATTTATTCTGTCTGGGTTATTTCATCATGCGCTCCGGGCTAGTGACAGACTTCACAGAGCCGCAGAACTTGTTCTCCCTGGCGATCAACAGTCCGCCTAGCAATTCTTTCCACGGCAGTTGTGGAGGGGGTCCTGAGAAGAGACATCTTGTTGTTCCTTGGAAGGTTGCGTACGCGCCGAGTGCGAACCATTATTTCTTCCAGGATAATTCGCCTGGAAAGGAGACGTCTGAAGGGTTGAGTACGGCGAGAGAATATGGGGAACCGAGGGTGAGCAGTTACAAGAGACTCAGCATGAGTAGGACTTGGCTGTAG
- a CDS encoding hypothetical protein (At least one base has a quality score < 10): MAALCTLSEKPGLIERLCVAHDQDVGVYGFVFYRDGAWISEIVDDFLYLIKPDYDEGYFDRILFDDIERVDPDEAYRRIFQSNSSALYFAQCQHPQETWLPLLEKCYAKAHGDYGAIEGGFGGEGIEDLTGGVTSELLTTDILDKEYFWKEELLKVNQEFLFGCNTGIWGRGWGERKGIVELHAYSIQKAVEIDGKRLLKLKNPWGKGEWTGPWSDGSKEWTAEWLQKLDHRFGDDGDFWISYEDLLRKYQAFERTRLFTDDWRVSQLWTTLSVPWALDYHDTHFSFTLSKPGSVVLVLAQLDDRYFRGLEGQYMFELGFRLHKAGHSDYVVRSQTPYRMTRSVNVELELEAGDYEIRVKINATRNQDILPIEKVIKDNAKSRREKLLRIGLAYDLGHCKGRFVETPEEKAARKEHEAKIKQKKRDKIKAKLLKEREETHYLATRQFERDEHKRLKRKEKLALKKAAKKARQEARKAERAAIKAEKAAKKAAEAEAKAKLEAEEAAKKEKEEEAEAAKEEKIESGEEKAESKPEEPMTPESTADEDSNEKEGAKEAEVAEPKADEKGAEADAEEEEEEQDIESEPETDVESVGTLAALADRELWIHVDNYTGTISSDSDSDNESTTSSSSSTSEAEKDPWNAVVVAGIRIFHTGLGEGEDDSDINLKVIRPIPFGKDDEEVDVEKKCSTKVLDVDDSAKDATLVGDANEKIRFIKGDGAKRRTATTLF; the protein is encoded by the exons ATGGCGGCGCTGTGTACGCTTAGTGAGAAGCCGGGTTTGATTGAACGGCTTTGTGTTGCGCATGATCAGGATGTCGGTGTTTATGGGTTTGTGTTTTATCGGGACGGAGCTTGGATTTCTGAGATTGTTGACGATTTC TTGTACCTCATCAAGCCGGACTATGACGAGGGGTACTTTGACAGAATCCTCTTTGACGACATTGAGCGCGTTGACCCGGATGAAGCGTATCGTCGGATCTTCCAGTCAAACAGCAGTGCGCTGTACTTTGCCCAGTGTCAGCATCCTCAAGAGACTTGGCTGCCTCTTCTCGAGAAGTGTTATGCCAAGGCTCACGGAGATTACGGTGCGATTGAGGGCGGTTTTGGAGGCGAGGGTATTGAGGATCTTACCGGTGGTGTCACCTCTGAGCTTCTGACCACCGACATTCTTGACAAG GAGTACTTCTGGAAGGAGGAACTGCTCAAGGTCAACCAAGAGTTCCTCTTTGGCTGCAATACCGGCATCTGGGGCCGTGGCTGGGGTGAGCGCAAGGGTATTGTTGAACTCCACGCCTACTCCATTCAGAAGGCTGTCGAGATCGATGGCAAGCGACTCCTCAAACTCAAGAACCCTTGGGGTAAAGGCGAATGGACCGGTCCATGGA GCGACGGCTCCAAAGAGTGGACTGCCGAGTGGCTTCAAAAGCTCGACCACCGCTTCGGCGACGATGGAGATTTCTGGATCTCGTATGAAGACCTTCTTAGAAAGTATCAGGCCTTCGAGAGAACCCGTCTCTTCACCGACGACTGGCGTGTCAGTCAGCTCTGGACTACACTCTCTGTCCCTTGGGCACTGGACTACCACGACACGCACTTCTCCTTCACTCTCTCCAAGCCTGGTTCTGTTGTTCTCGTCCTCGCTCAGCTTGACGATCGTTACTTCAGAGGTCTCGAGGGCCAGTACATGTTTGAGCTTGGCTTCCGTCTTCACAAAGCTGGTCACTCTGACTACGTGGTGCGAAGCCAGACACCATACCGCATGACGCGCTCCGTTAACGTTGAGCTCGAACTTGAAGCTGGCGACTACGAAATCCGCGTCAAGATCAACGCCACTCGCAACCAGGATATCTTGCCTATCGAAAAGGTCATCAAAGACAACGCCAAATCCCGTCGCGAGAAGCTTCTCCGTATTGGTCTCGCCTACGATCTCGGCCACTGCAAGGGCCGATTCGTCGAGACTCCCGAAGAAAAGGCCGCCCGCAAAGAGCACGaggccaagatcaagcagaagaagagagataagatcaaggcaaagcttctcaaggagcGCGAAGAGACCCATTACCTCGCTACACGACAGTTTGAGCGGGATGAGCATAAGAGactgaagagaaaggagaagCTTGCTCTTAAGAAGGCTGCTAAGAAGGCGAGACAGGAAGCTCGCAAGGCTGAGAGGGCTGCTATCAAAGCTGAAAAAGCGGCGAAGAAGGCAGCTGAGGCTGAAGCCAAGGCTAAGCTtgaggcagaagaagctgcgaagaaagagaaggaggaagaggctgaggctgcgaaggaagaaaagatcGAGTCTGGTGAGGAGAAGGCCGAGTCCAAGCCTGAAGAGCCCATGACTCCCGAGTCTACCGCAGACGAGGACTCTAATGAGAAGGAGGGGGCCAAGGAAGCTGAAGTGGCTGAGCCCAAGGCCGATGAGAAGGGAGCTGAAGccgatgctgaagaagaagaggaagagcaagacaTTGAGAGCGAACCCGAAACCGACGTCGAAAGCGTCGGCACCCTCGCCGCCCTGGCGGACCGCGAACTCTGGATCCACGTCGACAACTACACCGGCACCATCTCCTCCGACAGCGACTCCGACAACGAATCCACcacttcttcctcctcatctaCCTCCGAAGCCGAGAAAGATCCCTGGAACGCCGTCGTAGTAGCCGGCATCCGCATCTTCCACACCGGCCTCGGCGAGGGCGAAGACGACAGCgacatcaacctcaaagtAATCCGACCCATCCCTTTCGGAaaggatgacgaggaggttgatgttgagaagaaatGCAGTACCAAGGTGctggatgttgatgatagtGCCAAGGATGCTACGCTTGTGGGGGATGCGAATGAGAAGATTCGGTTTATTAAGGGGGATGgggcgaagagaagaactGCTACTACTTTGTTTTGA
- a CDS encoding hypothetical protein (At least one base has a quality score < 10), with amino-acid sequence MPSSSSSSSSSASPSFAEIASGVADLGDRSKVTPQQAIDKFWKQFTTKNPGKATTVIPSNTYTDLAAKRGNQVTTTTTQASYEDAAATCRAKVEKIVKECRRINKKYRDPHFDIEVDLKLYRNDCLHSLSNVENYQPGEDLRPQSVKRVGDIFEKPCFYIDGPTANDVRQGRDGDCWLMAALCTLSEKPGLIERLCVAHDQDVGVYGFVFYRDGAWISEIVDDFLYLIKPDYDEGYFDRILFDDIERVDPDEAYRRIFQSNSSALYFAQCQHPQETWLPLLEKCYAKAHGDYGAIEGGFGGEGIEDLTGGVTSELLTTDILDKEYFWKEELLKVNQEFLFGCNTGIWGRGWGERKGIVELHAYSIQKAVEIDGKRLLKLKNPWGKGEWTGPWSDGSKEWTAEWLQKLDHRFGDDGDFWISYEDLLRKYQAFERTRLFTDDWRVSQLWTTLSVPWALDYHDTHFSFTLSKPGSVVLVLAQLDDRYFRGLEGQYMFELGFRLHKAGHSDYVVRSQTPYRMTRSVNVELELEAGDYEIRVKINATRNQDILPIEKVIKDNAKSRREKLLRIGLAYDLGHCKGRFVETPEEKAARKEHEAKIKQKKRDKIKAKLLKEREETHYLATRQFERDEHKRLKRKEKLALKKAAKKARQEARKAERAAIKAEKAAKKAAEAEAKAKLEAEEAAKKEKEEEAEAAKEEKIESGEEKAESKPEEPMTPESTADEDSNEKEGAKEAEVAEPKADEKGAEADAEEEEEEQDIESEPETDVESVGTLAALADRELWIHVDNYTGTISSDSDSDNESTTSSSSSTSEAEKDPWNAVVVAGIRIFHTGLGEGEDDSDINLKVIRPIPFGKDDEEVDVEKKCSTKVLDVDDSAKDATLVGDANEKIRFIKGDGAKRRTATTLF; translated from the exons atgccttcatcttcttcctctagTTCTTCCTCCGCAAGCCCGTCATTTGCCGAGATTGCGTCTGGTGTCGCTGATCTCGGCGACAGATCAAAAGTCACGCCTCAACAAGCGATTGACAAGTTTTGGAAACAGTTCACTACCAAGAACCCAGGCAAAG CAACTACTGTCATTCCCTCAAACACTTACACTGATCTCGCCGCCAAAAGAGGCAACCAAGTAACAACCACAACAACCCAAGCATCCTACGAAGACGCCGCAGCAACATGCCGCGCCAAAGTCGAAAAGATCGTCAAGGAATGCCGCcgcatcaacaagaagtATCGCGATCCTCACTTTGACATTGAAGTTGATCTCAAGCTCTACCGCAACGACTGTCTGCACTCTCTCTCCAATGTTGAGAACTACCAACCCGGTGAAGATCTCCGTCCGCAGAGCGTGAAGCGCGTTGGTGATATTTTTGAAAAGCCTTGTTTTTACATTGATGGTCCTACTGCGAATGATGTTAGACAGGGACGGGATGGTGATTGCTGGCTCATGGCGGCGCTGTGTACGCTTAGTGAGAAGCCGGGTTTGATTGAACGGCTTTGTGTTGCGCATGATCAGGATGTCGGTGTTTATGGGTTTGTGTTTTATCGGGACGGAGCTTGGATTTCTGAGATTGTTGACGATTTC TTGTACCTCATCAAGCCGGACTATGACGAGGGGTACTTTGACAGAATCCTCTTTGACGACATTGAGCGCGTTGACCCGGATGAAGCGTATCGTCGGATCTTCCAGTCAAACAGCAGTGCGCTGTACTTTGCCCAGTGTCAGCATCCTCAAGAGACTTGGCTGCCTCTTCTCGAGAAGTGTTATGCCAAGGCTCACGGAGATTACGGTGCGATTGAGGGCGGTTTTGGAGGCGAGGGTATTGAGGATCTTACCGGTGGTGTCACCTCTGAGCTTCTGACCACCGACATTCTTGACAAG GAGTACTTCTGGAAGGAGGAACTGCTCAAGGTCAACCAAGAGTTCCTCTTTGGCTGCAATACCGGCATCTGGGGCCGTGGCTGGGGTGAGCGCAAGGGTATTGTTGAACTCCACGCCTACTCCATTCAGAAGGCTGTCGAGATCGATGGCAAGCGACTCCTCAAACTCAAGAACCCTTGGGGTAAAGGCGAATGGACCGGTCCATGGA GCGACGGCTCCAAAGAGTGGACTGCCGAGTGGCTTCAAAAGCTCGACCACCGCTTCGGCGACGATGGAGATTTCTGGATCTCGTATGAAGACCTTCTTAGAAAGTATCAGGCCTTCGAGAGAACCCGTCTCTTCACCGACGACTGGCGTGTCAGTCAGCTCTGGACTACACTCTCTGTCCCTTGGGCACTGGACTACCACGACACGCACTTCTCCTTCACTCTCTCCAAGCCTGGTTCTGTTGTTCTCGTCCTCGCTCAGCTTGACGATCGTTACTTCAGAGGTCTCGAGGGCCAGTACATGTTTGAGCTTGGCTTCCGTCTTCACAAAGCTGGTCACTCTGACTACGTGGTGCGAAGCCAGACACCATACCGCATGACGCGCTCCGTTAACGTTGAGCTCGAACTTGAAGCTGGCGACTACGAAATCCGCGTCAAGATCAACGCCACTCGCAACCAGGATATCTTGCCTATCGAAAAGGTCATCAAAGACAACGCCAAATCCCGTCGCGAGAAGCTTCTCCGTATTGGTCTCGCCTACGATCTCGGCCACTGCAAGGGCCGATTCGTCGAGACTCCCGAAGAAAAGGCCGCCCGCAAAGAGCACGaggccaagatcaagcagaagaagagagataagatcaaggcaaagcttctcaaggagcGCGAAGAGACCCATTACCTCGCTACACGACAGTTTGAGCGGGATGAGCATAAGAGactgaagagaaaggagaagCTTGCTCTTAAGAAGGCTGCTAAGAAGGCGAGACAGGAAGCTCGCAAGGCTGAGAGGGCTGCTATCAAAGCTGAAAAAGCGGCGAAGAAGGCAGCTGAGGCTGAAGCCAAGGCTAAGCTtgaggcagaagaagctgcgaagaaagagaaggaggaagaggctgaggctgcgaaggaagaaaagatcGAGTCTGGTGAGGAGAAGGCCGAGTCCAAGCCTGAAGAGCCCATGACTCCCGAGTCTACCGCAGACGAGGACTCTAATGAGAAGGAGGGGGCCAAGGAAGCTGAAGTGGCTGAGCCCAAGGCCGATGAGAAGGGAGCTGAAGccgatgctgaagaagaagaggaagagcaagacaTTGAGAGCGAACCCGAAACCGACGTCGAAAGCGTCGGCACCCTCGCCGCCCTGGCGGACCGCGAACTCTGGATCCACGTCGACAACTACACCGGCACCATCTCCTCCGACAGCGACTCCGACAACGAATCCACcacttcttcctcctcatctaCCTCCGAAGCCGAGAAAGATCCCTGGAACGCCGTCGTAGTAGCCGGCATCCGCATCTTCCACACCGGCCTCGGCGAGGGCGAAGACGACAGCgacatcaacctcaaagtAATCCGACCCATCCCTTTCGGAaaggatgacgaggaggttgatgttgagaagaaatGCAGTACCAAGGTGctggatgttgatgatagtGCCAAGGATGCTACGCTTGTGGGGGATGCGAATGAGAAGATTCGGTTTATTAAGGGGGATGgggcgaagagaagaactGCTACTACTTTGTTTTGA